A region from the Lujinxingia litoralis genome encodes:
- a CDS encoding DNA alkylation repair protein, with protein sequence MEALWQLPHREEKYIAIRLARRFKPFITPASLPLYERLIRDGAWWDFTDEITTHLVGSVLNHHPHQTWPTLDRWLHDPDLWIRRAALLAQNRLKSHTDPRKLFAYCLHLAHEDELFIRKAFGWALREYARTNPDAVRNFLNTHADTLSPLSIREASKHLNI encoded by the coding sequence ATCGAAGCTCTCTGGCAACTCCCCCACCGCGAAGAAAAATACATCGCCATCCGCCTCGCCAGACGCTTCAAACCCTTCATCACCCCCGCCTCCCTCCCCCTCTACGAACGCCTCATCCGAGACGGCGCCTGGTGGGACTTCACCGACGAGATCACCACCCACCTCGTCGGCTCCGTCCTTAACCACCATCCCCACCAGACCTGGCCCACCCTCGACCGCTGGCTCCACGACCCCGACCTCTGGATCCGCCGCGCCGCCCTGCTCGCCCAGAATCGCCTCAAATCCCACACCGACCCCCGGAAACTCTTCGCCTACTGCCTCCACCTGGCCCACGAAGATGAGCTCTTTATCCGCAAAGCCTTCGGCTGGGCACTTCGCGAATACGCCCGCACCAACCCCGACGCCGTCCGCAACTTTCTAAACACCCACGCCGATACCCTCTCTCCCCTGAGCATCCGCGAAGCCTCCAAACATCTAAATATCTAA
- a CDS encoding glutathione S-transferase family protein, whose amino-acid sequence MNELVLTTFDWVPDLPRGYVRDLRVRWALEEAALPYRVESVPFRDREEGHFAHQPFGQVPWLSDGELSIFESGAILMHLGQKSEVLLPAEYHRRVEVMAWVFAALNSVEMASLPWTIFEFSGFSKETPEWERLDTFLLARLDHIEPVLAEQTWLAGRFSIADILMADVLRLVDRFDRLEGHPACRAYVERACERPAFKKALEDQLAHFSAAD is encoded by the coding sequence ATGAATGAGCTGGTCTTGACCACCTTCGACTGGGTTCCCGATCTGCCTCGCGGTTATGTGCGAGATCTGCGCGTGCGCTGGGCGCTGGAAGAGGCCGCACTGCCCTACCGGGTCGAGAGCGTTCCCTTCCGCGATCGCGAGGAGGGCCATTTTGCGCACCAGCCCTTTGGCCAGGTGCCCTGGCTGAGCGATGGGGAGCTTTCGATCTTTGAGAGTGGTGCGATCCTCATGCACCTCGGCCAGAAAAGTGAGGTGTTGCTGCCGGCAGAGTATCATCGGCGCGTGGAGGTGATGGCGTGGGTCTTCGCCGCGCTGAACTCGGTGGAGATGGCGAGCCTGCCGTGGACGATTTTCGAGTTCTCCGGCTTCTCAAAAGAGACTCCGGAGTGGGAACGCCTCGACACCTTTCTTCTGGCGAGGCTCGATCATATCGAGCCGGTACTCGCTGAGCAGACCTGGCTGGCCGGGAGGTTCTCTATCGCGGATATTCTGATGGCGGATGTGTTGCGTCTGGTCGACCGCTTTGATCGGCTGGAGGGGCATCCGGCCTGCCGCGCCTATGTGGAGCGGGCTTGCGAGCGGCCGGCATTTAAGAAGGCCCTGGAGGATCAGCTGGCGCACTTTTCGGCGGCTGATTAG
- a CDS encoding sel1 repeat family protein, with protein sequence MLTRSTRSNASGVLLYLILTGVWLTLVGCASGGTAARSTTMNPAFERGWTADVDAVCAHESWDDDAEIPLERRGYAPYQVFERYASRDLRFDLYEKQCSEGRAEGCLLVGLMFNADADEPDADPRARSAAYDAFLQGCSLNFGPACTAAVNTLLHHPDVDPEAAASGKAMFGLVGAACYRGDADGCRILARDVEFPESASPDLIQDLVVQGNSLGCIYGDPQACTALSRLRSQNNDQACAAAALRRGCALNDKEACQQVETIARTQCASGSDLCNDMSTLLERPRQKRPPTWRDGMREACANDDPFSCHLLAHMTLVDGGSPDEMLHAIDMLQTSCQASIPGDCTTAYNVARYFFDNAGAEIPLDPAILAARVIAAATVGCDAGNRDICFEGAFFALPTNLALTEHLEIDIATSVELSLAGCHLGHGQACAIPHLIRPLLQGETLDNLNRAVEELHDEHAPLCEQLPGDTSCLLTGAALYAMADIEHQEQGFTLIEKNCDANHQESCSYLDLVAGRPQRTAASMPHSHLQCLSPGEEVPPITCSSGPFQSLSPRQYAARHGCGVSDITALTSSHQRPVETCEIQGQQTFLMNLQCADGSTPVTSRQAAASMRQGSRKGGGRCNNPVDLYVIPCPEGDYEVYIDLYMCPAQ encoded by the coding sequence ATGCTCACACGTTCAACGCGCTCGAATGCCTCCGGCGTTCTCTTGTACCTCATTCTGACAGGCGTATGGCTCACCCTGGTGGGCTGCGCCTCCGGCGGCACCGCAGCGCGTTCTACGACGATGAACCCCGCATTTGAGCGCGGCTGGACAGCAGACGTCGACGCGGTCTGCGCTCACGAAAGCTGGGATGACGATGCAGAGATCCCCCTTGAGCGTCGGGGCTATGCGCCCTACCAGGTCTTTGAGCGCTACGCCTCGCGCGACCTCCGATTCGACCTCTATGAAAAGCAATGCTCCGAGGGCCGCGCGGAAGGCTGCCTGCTTGTCGGCCTCATGTTCAATGCCGACGCCGATGAACCCGACGCAGATCCGCGCGCTCGCTCCGCAGCCTACGATGCCTTTCTGCAGGGCTGCTCCCTTAACTTTGGCCCGGCGTGCACCGCCGCCGTCAACACGCTCCTTCACCACCCCGACGTCGACCCGGAGGCGGCCGCATCCGGCAAGGCGATGTTCGGACTGGTCGGCGCTGCCTGCTACCGAGGCGACGCTGACGGATGCCGAATCCTGGCCCGGGACGTGGAGTTTCCCGAGAGCGCCTCACCCGACTTGATTCAAGACCTGGTCGTGCAGGGCAACAGCCTGGGCTGCATCTATGGTGATCCTCAAGCCTGCACCGCCCTGAGCCGGCTCCGCAGTCAGAACAACGATCAGGCCTGCGCCGCAGCAGCCCTTCGCCGAGGCTGCGCGCTGAACGATAAGGAGGCCTGCCAGCAGGTGGAGACAATCGCCCGCACCCAATGCGCCTCCGGTTCCGACCTCTGCAACGACATGAGCACCTTACTTGAACGCCCGCGTCAGAAACGACCGCCCACCTGGCGCGATGGCATGCGTGAGGCCTGTGCCAACGACGACCCCTTCTCCTGCCATCTCCTCGCCCATATGACCCTCGTGGACGGCGGCAGCCCCGACGAGATGCTCCACGCCATCGACATGCTTCAAACCAGCTGCCAGGCCAGCATCCCCGGAGACTGCACCACGGCCTACAACGTCGCCCGCTACTTCTTCGACAACGCCGGAGCTGAAATCCCCCTGGACCCCGCCATACTCGCCGCGCGCGTCATCGCCGCCGCGACCGTCGGATGCGACGCCGGCAACCGCGACATCTGCTTCGAAGGTGCCTTCTTCGCGCTCCCCACCAACCTCGCCCTCACAGAGCACCTCGAGATCGACATCGCGACCAGCGTCGAACTGAGCCTGGCGGGCTGCCATCTCGGACACGGCCAGGCCTGCGCCATTCCCCATCTCATCCGCCCCCTCCTTCAAGGGGAAACGCTCGACAACCTCAACCGCGCCGTCGAAGAACTTCACGATGAACATGCCCCGCTCTGCGAGCAGCTCCCCGGCGATACCTCCTGCCTCCTCACCGGCGCCGCCCTCTACGCCATGGCCGACATCGAGCATCAAGAGCAGGGCTTCACGCTCATCGAGAAAAACTGCGACGCCAACCACCAGGAAAGCTGCTCCTACCTCGACCTCGTCGCTGGCCGCCCTCAACGCACCGCGGCATCCATGCCTCACTCCCACCTGCAATGCCTCTCCCCGGGTGAAGAGGTTCCCCCGATCACCTGCTCCTCAGGCCCCTTCCAAAGCCTCTCCCCTCGCCAGTACGCCGCACGTCACGGCTGCGGCGTAAGCGACATCACCGCCCTGACCTCCTCCCATCAACGCCCGGTGGAAACCTGTGAGATCCAGGGACAACAAACCTTCCTCATGAACCTGCAATGCGCCGACGGCTCCACCCCCGTCACCAGCCGCCAGGCCGCCGCCAGCATGCGCCAGGGCAGCCGAAAAGGCGGTGGCCGTTGCAACAACCCCGTCGACCTCTATGTCATCCCCTGCCCCGAAGGCGACTACGAGGTCTACATCGACCTCTACATGTGCCCTGCCCAATGA